The Pangasianodon hypophthalmus isolate fPanHyp1 chromosome 13, fPanHyp1.pri, whole genome shotgun sequence genome includes a window with the following:
- the eve1 gene encoding even-skipped-like1, translating into MLAEGRESPVSSVSHADSDNGEEESCTRMALLNGVDQSRRHRTAFTREQLARLEQEYCKESYVSRARRCELGAALNLPETTIKVWFQNRRMKDKRQRHSLSWPHPLDPNLCAFMVSQAVTGLPYPLLPHIPLQMYSHLGVAGMPSLSGLSSPYSAGCVRPLNTVLLPHSPYSRIGGLHSPVLYPPVPTLQHPKTCPCPYCLQWSPPDQVHKARGGAGLGLSLASSSEPSVALLDCREEIHLPQ; encoded by the exons tggCAGAGGGCAGAGAGTCCCCAGTCTCTTCCGTTTCTCATGCTGATAGTGACAATGGGGAGGAGGAATCGTGCACGCGCATGGCCCTGCTAAACGGCGTAGACCAGAGTCGGCGGCACCGGACAGCATTCACGCGGGAGCAGCTCGCGCGCCTCGAACAGGAGTACTGCAAAGAGAGTTACGTGTCACGGGCCAGACGGTGTGAACTGGGGGCGGCCCTGAACCTGCCAGAGACTACCATAAAG GTCTGGTTCCAAAACAGACGGATGAAGGATAAACGACAGCGCCATAGTCTGAGCTGGCCTCACCCACTGGACCCAAATCTGTGTGCCTTTATGGTGAGCCAGGCAGTGACAGGACTGCCATACCCACTGCTGCCCCACATTCCCCTGCAGATGTACTCTCATCTGGGTGTGGCAGGTATGCCATCTCTATCCGGTCTGTCTAGTCCCTACAGTGCTGGCTGTGTGAGACCACTGAACACTGTACTACTTCCACACTCACCCTACAGCAGGATTGGTGGGCTTCATTCTCCAGTCCTCTACCCTCCCGTGCCCACATTGCAACATCCTAAAACCTGTCCCTGCCCCTACTGCCTCCAGTGGTCTCCACCAGACCAAGTACACAAAGCTAGAGGTGGAGCTGGTCTTGGGCTGAGTCTAGCCAGTAGCTCAGAACCTTCAGTTGCACTATTAGATTGCAGAGAAGAAATACATTTGCCCCAGTGA